The window GGAGTCTTACAGAGTAATGATTAGAGATGGTAAAAAAACCGAAAGTCCAAATGCAGGTTATCCTATGGCTGCATTAGCAGGAGCTCTTGAAACAAGATTTGAAAAGATTAATCACTATAATTTAGGCGATGGCAAAGTAACTCTGACAAATAATCAAGTTTACTTGGCAATTAGAATAATGAAACTTACTTCAATACTTTTTGTTGGAATGGTGACTATTCCTATAATTTTTATTTTAACACTTGTTGGATGGTGGATTCATGTTTAAAGAAATTGGATCTGTTTTTTCTTTTCTAACTATCATCCCATCTTCAAATGCAACATTAGAAAACATTGCAAAATACATGTATTTTTTTCCTATTGTAGGAATTACAATAGGGATTTTAGTAGGCTCATTTGGTTTTGGATTATCTTTTTTCTTAGATCCATTAATAGTTAGTTTGTTAGTTGTAGCATCTATTGCAATCATCACTGGAATTCATCATACAGATGGTTTGGCAGATTTTGCAGATGGATTGATGGTGAAAGGAACCAAAGATAAAAAACTTAACGCAATGAAAGATCTCTCTACTGGTTCTGCAGGAATCGTTGCAATTGTTTTGTATATTGTTAGCTTGATAATCACAATTTCTCTTACTACTGGATTTGATTTGTTTAAAGCAATCGTGATTAGCGAAATTTTATCAAAATTTTCAATGGTATTAATGGCAAGCTTAGGTAATTCTGCATCTTTGGGATCAAATTCACCTTTTGTGATATTTATGAAAGATAAGAAAAAACTTACAATCGCTTTCATCATTATGATTATTCCTGTTATTGTTATTGGTGAAACTACTGGGTTAGTGATGCTTGGCGTGGCTTTTACTCTTACAATATTTCTCTTATCATTGTCAACTCGTAGTTTTGGAGGAATAACAGGAGATGTGCTTGGTGCTACTAATGAATTGACAAGACTTGCTTCATTGATGGTATTTGTTTCTTTATGATTGGTCTAATAATGGCAGGTGGTAAAGGCACTCGCATGAACTTACCTGACGAAAAACTATTACTCCGATACAAAAAACCATTAATTCTTCATGTAGTTGATTCATTAAAAAATTCAAACTGTTTTTCAAAAATTTTAGCAATTACCAGTTATAATGCCCCTAAAACAAAAAAATTTCTAGAAGAAACTAATATTGAAACTTTTGATACTCCTGGAAATGGTTATGTAGAAGATCTGAATTCAGTGCTCAAAACTATTGATGATGATATTTTAGTTACATCTGGTGATTTACCATTATTGGATGAAAATATTATTCAAAGAATTGTTGATCAATATGATCCTAAAAAAATTTGGACCAGTATCGTCATAACTAACAAATTTTTAACTTCACTTGGACTTGAGTCTAATTATTCAGTAAAGTTTAATGATCAAATTTGCAATTATACTGGAATTTCTCTAGTTAATTCAAAAAAAATCTTATCCTATGAACATTTGGATGAAGATTATATGATATTTGATGATAAAAGAATTGCATTTAATCTAAACTCAAAACAGGATTATGACCTACTCAGCACTACCTGATACTTTGCCATTTATCTGAGCCTTTGAACCTGTTGCTTGTGAAATTGTGTTGCCACATGAATTACATGCTACTTGTGTTGATGTATGAGAATAAACTACCTGTACCTCTCCACATTCATTACAATTAACTTTTTGAAATTTGCTTGATGGCTTTGGGATTTCAATATGATCTTTCTTCATGCTGCTACCAACTCAAATTTCTTAATTCTAATACCTGGTTTATTGTATTTCTTCTTACAAACAGTACATGTCATAATAGGAGTAACTTTCTTTGTAACTTTAGCAGGTTTTGCAAGTTTTGGGAATTTCTGTCCACCATATCCTTTTTTACGTTCTGCATGTCTACGTTCACCTCTTGCAGAACCACGTCTTTTCCCTGCCTTGTAAATGGAGACCTTTTGTTCAGTATGTGTTTTACATTTTGCACAATACTTTCTGATCACCTTAGGAATGTTCATATCAACAAAACCTACTCAACCGTAATTTAAGCATTGAATCTATAATAGGTACAAAATATAATTAGAAATCGTGACTTCGAGCCTGGCAAATTCGATCTCCTCATTAAATTCTGTAGCAATGGGTGACAAAAAAGCCGATCTAGTTTTGAAAAACTGTAATTTGCTATCTGTGTATACTAGAGAAATAATTCCCAAAACTCAGATTGCAATTTTTAATGATAGAATTGCATATGTTGGTTCGGATGCATCACACACACTTGGTCCAAAAACAAGAATAATTGATGTAAATAACAAATATGTTGGTCCCGGCTTTGCAGATCCTCACTTACACATTGATCAATTTGTATTACCATCTGAATTTGCAAAAAAGGCTTTACTCTGCGGTGTCACTTCGCTATTCTCTGATCCTATTGATGTTGTTAGTGTTGGAGGGTAC of the Nitrosopumilus sp. genome contains:
- a CDS encoding 30S ribosomal protein S27e; protein product: MKKDHIEIPKPSSKFQKVNCNECGEVQVVYSHTSTQVACNSCGNTISQATGSKAQINGKVSGSAE
- a CDS encoding NTP transferase domain-containing protein; the protein is MIGLIMAGGKGTRMNLPDEKLLLRYKKPLILHVVDSLKNSNCFSKILAITSYNAPKTKKFLEETNIETFDTPGNGYVEDLNSVLKTIDDDILVTSGDLPLLDENIIQRIVDQYDPKKIWTSIVITNKFLTSLGLESNYSVKFNDQICNYTGISLVNSKKILSYEHLDEDYMIFDDKRIAFNLNSKQDYDLLSTT
- the cobS gene encoding adenosylcobinamide-GDP ribazoletransferase, with product MFKEIGSVFSFLTIIPSSNATLENIAKYMYFFPIVGITIGILVGSFGFGLSFFLDPLIVSLLVVASIAIITGIHHTDGLADFADGLMVKGTKDKKLNAMKDLSTGSAGIVAIVLYIVSLIITISLTTGFDLFKAIVISEILSKFSMVLMASLGNSASLGSNSPFVIFMKDKKKLTIAFIIMIIPVIVIGETTGLVMLGVAFTLTIFLLSLSTRSFGGITGDVLGATNELTRLASLMVFVSL
- a CDS encoding 50S ribosomal protein L44e, yielding MNIPKVIRKYCAKCKTHTEQKVSIYKAGKRRGSARGERRHAERKKGYGGQKFPKLAKPAKVTKKVTPIMTCTVCKKKYNKPGIRIKKFELVAA